GCCGGTGGTCTTGCCGACCTCGTACAGGTCCTCGATGATCTCGGCATCCCACTCCTGGGACTTGCCGAAGAGCACGCCGACGCCCGTCGGCGGCACCTTGTTGCGCAGCGAGTCACGGTCGCGGTCGCTGAAGATCGTGACGTCGAAACCGGCGTCGAGGAAGCCGAGACCGGCGGTGGTGCCGGCGAGTCCGGCGCCGATGATCGCGACGGATCGTCGTGTGGTCATGGGTGTCTCCTGAGATCGGATGCGTGTGGTGCATGTGATGACTGGGAGACAGGGTGCCGGGGGGATCGTCGTGGCTGAAGGTTTAGACGCAGCCCGAACAAATGGCTGGTCGCCGTGCGCGGTTACCCTCCGGATACCCGGTAGCGCTCGTATGTGACGACCCCGAACAGCCGGGTTTCCACCAGATCGAGGTCGACCCGATCGGTGACCGGCGGCAGCATCGGCGCCCCGCCGCCGACCACGACCGGATACCGGAAGATCCGCAACTCGTCGACCAGGCCGAGTTCGAAGGCCTGCGACGCCAGGTCCGCTCCACCGATCTCGATGTCCCGGTCCGTTGCGGCGCGGACTTCCGCGATCTCGTCGGCCACAGAGACCCGGGCGAGTCTGGCGTTGCCCTCCACTGCGTGGAGGGTGCGACTGAAGACGACCTTCGGCAGGGCCGCCCAGATGTCGGCGA
The sequence above is drawn from the Gordonia rubripertincta genome and encodes:
- a CDS encoding dihydrofolate reductase family protein, translated to MLIYTMGASVDGFIHDRDGDFQWPGHSDELFAFHTDRVGSLGGTILGRRLYETMRVWETDPAMRDTEAGAVFADIWAALPKVVFSRTLHAVEGNARLARVSVADEIAEVRAATDRDIEIGGADLASQAFELGLVDELRIFRYPVVVGGGAPMLPPVTDRVDLDLVETRLFGVVTYERYRVSGG